The following proteins are encoded in a genomic region of Arachis ipaensis cultivar K30076 chromosome B02, Araip1.1, whole genome shotgun sequence:
- the LOC107626168 gene encoding gamma-tubulin complex component 4 homolog, whose protein sequence is MLHELLMALLGYTGDLIVDRREENHLLSDQTPISDECTFTLAPDISFIDPSDRQLIEKIIALGFYYRELDRFTCKSRNLSWIRSSTAYLNAKPLGNVSDVSKVEKPSVYRRALANGIVEVLSIYRSAVLHIEQLLLSETKPILATVTQGLNKFFTILPPLYELILKIERDDIRGGQLLNLLYKRCHCGVPELQTCMQRLLWHAHQVMYNQLASWMVYGILQDQHGEFFIRRQEDREVENSSSNSDISDKLARMSTNDASLSDWHLGFHPYWDMLPEYIPMHVAESILFAGKAVRVLRNPSPSFQSGDTVNPQIPKSFQKIHGLAGRFHFQREPLINSGMGEDLLPQNESDKIEAMLLDLKESSEFHKRSFECAVDSIQAIAASRLWQLVVVRADLNGHLKALKDYFLLAKGDFFQCFLEESRQLMRLPPRQSTAEADLMVPFQLAALKTIGEEDKYFSKVSLRMPSYGITVRPSPLDVSRANTSADGSSGASSEMSLDGWDGLALEYSVDWPLHLFFTQEVLSKYLRVFQYLLRLKRTQMELEKLWASVMHQYHRDFAKRKKDRAKSPTAQQKSQRSRPMWRVREHMAFLIRNLQFYIQVDVIESQWNILQTHIQDSHDFTELVGFHQEYLLALISQTFLDIGSVSRILDSIMKLCLQFCWNLENQDHCSNTVELEHIAEEFNKKSNSLYTILRSSRLAGSQRAPFLRRFLLRLNLNSFFEATARGVLNVVRPRPSLPVLNQQ, encoded by the exons atgctgCACGAGCTTCTGATGGCGTTGCTGGGCTACACCGGCGACTTGATCGTCGACCGCCGTGAGGAGAACCACCTCCTCTCCGACCAAACCCCAATTTCCGACGAATGCACCTTCACTCTCGCTCCCGATATCTCCTTCATCGACCCTAGCGACAG GCAGCTTATTGAGAAGATCATTGCATTGGGATTTTATTATAGGGAGCTTGATCGATTCACATGCAAGTCTAGAAATTTAAGCTGGATTAGGTCTTCAACTGCATATTTGAATGCAAAACCTTTGGGGAATGTTTCTGATGTGTCGAAAGTAGAAAAGCCTAGTGTTTATCGTAGGGCACTAGCCAATGGAATTGTTGAGGTTCTCTCGATTTATAGGTCAGCTGTTCTGCATATTGAACAGTTGTTGTTATCTGAAACCAAGCCAATCTTGGCTACAGTCACTCAAGGCCTTAACAAG TTTTTTACCATCTTGCCACCTCTGTATGAGCTCATCCTAAAGATTGAGCGTGATGATATTCGAGGGGGTCAGCTTCTTAATCTTCTATATAAAAGATGCCACTGTGGAGTTCCTGAACTGCAGACATGCATGCAAAG GCTTCTTTGGCACGCACATCAGGTGATGTATAATCAACTTGCTTCATGGATGGTTTATGGAATTCTTCAAGACCAGCATGGAGAGTTTTTCATTAGGAG GCAAGAAGATAGAGAGGTAGAGAATAGCTCATCTAATTCAGACATCTCTGACAAGTTGGCACGCATGTCAACTAATGATGCATCTCTATCTGATTGGCACTTGGGCTTTCATCCTTATTGG GATATGCTGCCAGAGTATATACCTATGCATGTTGCAGAATCAATTCTTTTTGCTGGTAAAGCTGTTAGGGTTCTGCGGAATCCTAGTCCTTCCTTCCAGTCTGGGGATACTGTGAATCCTCAAATACCAAAAAGCTTTCAGAAAATACATGGATTAGCAGGACGTTTTCATTTTCAGAGGGAGCCCCTAATTAATTCAGGAATGGGAGAAGATTTACTTCCACAAAATGAGTCGGATAAGATTGAAGCAATGCTCCTCGACCTAAAG GAATCATCTGAATTTCATAAAAGATCATTTGAATGTGCTGTGGACTCTATTCAGGCTATTGCAGCCAGTCGTCTCTGGCAG CTTGTGGTTGTACGAGCTGACTTGAATGGTCACTTGAAGGCCCTGAAAGACTATTTTCTTTTGGCAAAAGGAGATTTCTTCCAG TGTTTCCTCGAGGAAAGTCGCCAGCTAATGCGTTTGCCACCTCGGCAATCAACTGCTGAAGCTGATCTTATGGTGCCATTTCAGCTG GCTGCGTTAAAAACTATTGGTGAAGAAGATAAATATTTCTCTAAAGTATCCTTGCG GATGCCATCTTATGGAATCACAGTTAGACCTTCCCCATTAGATGTATCAAGGGCAAACACTTCAGCAGATGGAAGCTCTGGTGCTTCTTCAGAAATGTCACTTGATGGTTGGGATGGTCTTGCCCTTGAGTATTCTGTTGATTGGCCTTTGCATTTGTTCTTTACTCAAGAAGTCCTCTCTAA ATATCTTAGAGTTTTCCAATACTTACTGCGGCTCAAACGAACACAAATGGAGTTAGAGAAACTGTGGGCATCTGTAATGCATCAATATCACCGTGATTTTGCCAAACGCAAAAAGGATCGAGCTAAGAGCCCAACGGCACAGCAGAAATCTCAGCGATCTCGACCAATGTGGCGTGTTAGAGAACATATGGCATTCTTGATCAGAAATCTCCAATTTTATATTCAG GTGGATGTAATAGAGTCTCAATGGAATATCTTACAAACACATATCCAAGACTCTCATGACTTTACTGAACTTGTCGGGTTTCATCAAGA GTATCTATTAGCCTTAATTTCGCAAACGTTCTTGGACATTGGTTCTGTGTCAAGGATACTGGATAGTATCATGAAGCTCTGCCTACAATTCTGCTGGAATCTTGAGAACCAAGATCATTGTTCAAATactgtggaactggaacacataGCCGAG